The following is a genomic window from Fusarium verticillioides 7600 chromosome 5, whole genome shotgun sequence.
TCGTGAGCCGCGTGCGTAGATACACTAACCGATCGGCGATTGTCAGTCACTATAATCATATAATTTCACGCGGCGCTTGCTTGCCTTTGCGAGAATATCACTGCCAAGACCATAGAGTATGAGTTGTCAAGTCTACAGGATGAAGTTATCATGCATGCAATGTTGCGTTGGTTGAGAGTTCAGGTTGGGGTGGAGGTGCGGGATGTGGATGGTGTATCAGTCACATTGGTACTCCTGCTGGCTCAGGGGCAGGTTATTATGAACTCTGATTCTTCGTAGCAAATGCATACCAAATAAGGAGTTTCAAAACAGTTGCACTTAAGGCTACAGGTGTTGTCCATTAGACCCACTTAACCGCCGCTGCCTTCGAGTTCCTTCACCAGAGCCCTTCGATATACTTGGGCGTACGCCCTTGTAGCTCTTCTGGAATAATTCCTGCGGAAATTCGAAGACATTCCAGGTTGACTAAGGAAACTGCTGTGTTTAGACTTGTTTCCCTTGTTTAACGACTCGAATGGTTTCAAATGGATGCGTACTCGACCTTTGATCCCGATGTATGCTCTGTATGCTACGCTTGATCCGAAGTAGATTCCGAACATCTCCGAGACTATCAGTAACAGTATTCGGACATACACTCAAAAGACGGAAGAGATCATCTACTTGAGGTAGATCTAAGAGTCCGGCTGTTTGAAGGACTCTGCGGTCTGGTAGCGACATAACTTTGGGTGCGATTGATCCGAAAAGGGTTTTCGTGATATCTGATACCTCGAGACGGTCAAACAATTTCCAGAACCTAGCGGACATGGTACGCTATTTGAAGTCTTTTACTCGGATATCAGAACGCCCCTGTGCCATAGCGTATTTCCGCGCCCTCTGTAGCATAGACGTGGCTGTTGACTGAAAGAATCGTTGATCGGCTTCAACAACAGGCAGTGAGATACCAAACGTAAGGAAAGGGGCGATATCCTTAGGTCGCTCTTTTGTAATTTCCAGGAGTCGGGTTACCCCTCATGAAGCACCATCAGTGACTTAGTTTTCTAGGTCGTTATTATCCACAAGCTCTTCAGTATCTTTGTGCAGCTTATCTCGAGACCTCCATCCTAAATGACgaaaagacttaggtaaactCAGGTAAACTCAGGTAGACTTAGGCAAATTTAGATAAGCTTAGGTAAACTTAGGTAAAGCTTTAATAGCCTTTAGACTACCTACTTTGGTTATTTCTAACACACAAGCTTGGGTTTCTTGCTCCCGGAGGGCTGGGTTGTGTGATTACTATCACAAGTCCAAATGATACATACAGTCAGCTTATGGCTGTATGTTCATTCCAAAACCAGCCTCAATTACTCAGCCCTTTGTAACCCACAAACGACCTTTCTCGGCGCCTAGACCTCAACAGTTGTTAATGTCGAACACCTTTCCCTCCGCCACGTGATTCAATATAGAAGTCACCACCCTGAAATCTCTGGCGACATCAACCATCCAGTTGGATACAGCCATTCGTACAGCCTTTTCTCCCTTCCAGCTTGTGCCACTCACATACATCTGCCGGGTCTCATTGATCTTCTGAACTAGATCATTGTTCAAAATGGAATCCTTAGCACGGAAAAGAACAATCATGAAGATCTCATTCAAGTCAGCACCGTCGTCGGGGAGTAGCTCGTAGTGCTCCGAGTCCCTCAAGAACGCAGCGACTCGGCGGGATAAAGCAGTCATGTTGGCCAGCAACTTTGCCATCCCTGGTCGACCTTCACTGAGGAGAACAGCATATGCGGGGAGGGCACGGAACCGCCGCGAGTTCTCAAGGCCAATATTTAGGGGCGAGGGAATGCTGGAGGCCCACCCCGTGGAGAGGTATGCAGCATTGGGGTTGGTGAAGACGGATTGAAGAATAGCGGGTGATCGCGTGAGGAACATGCCGCAGTCATAGGGCTGACCAAGTTAGCAATTAGAGTGACTGCCAGTCAAAGTCAAGCCGACATGATATGGGATACTCACgacattgagaagcttgtgccCGTCAACGGTGATACTGTCTACTAACTCGATCCCCTCAACACGATCACGAAGGATTTTGTAGTCGTCCTCTTCGGGAAGAGCGCAAGCAAAGATACCGAAGGCTGATATGTTAGGATGAACGGCATCTTGCAAAAGAGTTGGATCTTACCTCCATCGACATGAATCCAAGCTCCATACTTGTCCGCCAACTCCCTTACTTTACGCATCTCTTCAGCTCCCGTTAAAGCATATCGCCCGGTGTTAACCTCTCCAGCGCTTAATGCAATAACACTTGCGGTGTCTTTCGTCTGAAGTTCTctttccagagcctcaagatccAATCTCCATGGCTCACTATCGTTGAGTCTCAGCTCCTTCACAGCTCCTCGTCCGAAGCCGACAATACTCGCTGCCTTAGACAAGGAGCTATGGCCTGCACTTGTGAGGATCTGGAGCTCCTTGACGCCAGCAGAAAGACAAGCCGCAAGCAAGCCGACCTCACCAATACTCTGCCCGCGTTTCTCCAAGATGGCCTCGCGTCCACATGCAAGTCCGAGAACATTACTGCCCGTAGCTCCAGTCGTGAAGGTGCGCCCTTTCCAATCTCCAAGTCTCAGTAGCGAAACGAGCATCTCCAAAGCTGCATCCTCCAGTGCGGTCGCAATTGTCTGCGCTGGCAGATGGACCTGGACATTCTGATCCAGGCGGGAGACTACATTGTCTGCCCACTCAGCAATAGGAAGAGTACCACCAGTGACAAACCCGTAGTAACGGGACGAACTGCCCTGACCGTTACACGCGGGAACAATGTCCTGTATGATGTGTCGTACAACATCTTCCTGTGAGACACCTCGGAGGTAGTCATCCGAACCAGGCCGAGGGAGCTTGGCTTCGGCGGTCTGAATGGCAGATAACTCGGGAAGAGTAGGTGCCGGAGCGGAGCCGGGCTCGGGGCCATGGCGACGGGATAAACGGGTCCGTTGGACGTCGAGATTGAATAAGTCACTCATTCTTGCCCAAAATATAGGTCAAAATGATGGTAATGTTACAAATGCCTCTAGAGAAATTGTTTACCCTGAGAACAACATGAGTCACTCAGTTTACCGCTATCTCACACCGTTCATGTAAGCCTCCCCACTTGCCTTGGCCGCTTAAGCCGCAGCCTGCAGCACGATCCTTCGACAATAGAGGACGATTGTCATGGTGTTGACTCCTGTAGTTATCTCGGCCAACTTATCCGATGCTCCCTTTGGAAGGTGGGTTAGTCCCATAGAAATGTTTCTGGACTCAGAGAGACTCATATGATGGCACGCGATCAATCAAGTTCTCAGTCCATATGAATGTTTTTTTTGCTCTGATGGCCCTGATGATATATCCTGATGTGTGAAACCATCTGCCACTCGCTTCTAGACTGAGATCTTTGAACTCGATACAAATCCACCTATATATAGTGTAGCTTAATGCAACATGTGGTATGCGCCATGCCAAAATCAAATCAGATCaaataaaataaaatcaaatcaaataaAAGTGCACGCTGCCGCCTTCGAGTCCCAGAGTTGGGCATCTCTCTATAGCTTGGCGCTCTCGCCGACAGCGCCAATCTTGAGGTCCTTGCCATACTTTGCCAGGACATGCTCGTTGTGGTACTTCCAGAAGGCCTTGGTAGCGTTCTTTCCAGACCAGCGCTTCAGGATCTTAGCACCACCGGGATGTTCATCGATGAACTCTGCGGATATTTGTCAGTTTTGTTCTGCGAGTTTGGGTTCGGTCGCCGTACTGGTCACGTCGTAAacgtcattctcaacaatGAGCCAGAAACCGTTGGCCTCATCCTTGTGCTTTCCAACCTCAGCGGTAGTATATGTCTCGGACATtttggtaggtaggtagttataAAAGTCGAGATACAACGGAAATGAGAAGTTGACAAAAGAATTGAGCTGTAGATGAGAGCGTAGGTGATAAGAGAATAAGGTAAATTATAatggatgagcttggaaaagaaacaaggaGTTCTTTCCGGGGCAGCGCCGTCGGCAGGTGGGGGGCTTGCCTCGGTCCACGGTCACGAGCAGCCCGCACTTTCACCCATTTCGGAAGCTTAGGGGCCGGGGGAGCTGGGGAAGTACGCTAGGAAAGCTACTAAGCCGGGTAGTCTGCACCTATCACAGAGAGGCAATTGGCAACTTTCACAAGGAAGCACGCGATTTGAAGCCCCAGTTGGTCTCATCGGCACCTATTACtcattctcaagatggccgGCCCTATTAGAGCCGGGATGAGCTACCTATATCTACTGTAACAGATTGCTGATGCATAAATCCAGATTATTTGTAGAAACTGAGAAAATGCTTTCTAAACCAAAACTCAAGGTCATTTGTAGTACAAGTACGCCGCTTCTCTATACCCTTTATTCGTTGACTCATCAAGTCTGGTCAGCTTATTATACGACAACTGTAGTAGATCTCCTTCGGATCGCGTCACGGAATCGGTCCGCAAACGCTGCTGTTCCACGGCAATCACTCTCcgctcgcttctcaagagcctttgGCAGCCATTCACTAATCTTGACAATACGATTCTCGTTCTACACCTCGTCAGTTCGCCCGAATCTCTCAGCAATATGTACTAGACTTACGGATGGATGAGTGCTCAGCATTTCTggggcttcttctccgctGGCATGCTGAAGCGCGTGCATTCGCTGCCAGAAGCCCAAAGCTGCACGGGGGTCATAACAGGCTTCGGCCATCATCATTAGGCCGATGTAGTCTGCCTCACTTTCCTGCTTGCGACCCATGGGAAGGTAGAAGAGTAGATCTTGTAGGTAATATCCTCCCACGACATTCCAAAGTCCAAAGAGCGCAAGCCCAGGCAGAGCTCCAGCgaggaagaacaagcttCCGGCCGTAAGATTTCCTACCCATGCAGCAGAGAGGCGCTCTGCTGCGTGAGAGGCTGTATTATGCGCGATCTCGTGCCCTAGTACTGCTGCGAGGGCATCCTCACTGCGGCAGACGTTGATAATACCACTATGCACAAACACTTTACCTCCAGGGAGGACAAAGGCGTTTGCTGTTCCTATGGTCAAAGGTCAGCAAACCAACAGTCGCTGCGCATGATCGCCAGAACGTACCATTATCAGCTATCACAAATATCTCCCAATTGAGGTCCGCCATGCCGCTCACGGggatcaacttcttcattACCCTCCTGACCAAGATAGTCCTTGGATCCCATTCTGATAGAAAATGACCACCCTGCGCTCTGACCTGCTCAATGACCTGTGCAGCTGCTTTCGAATGCGCACGTGCGACCATAGAATCAGAGAGGAAATTGAATCTTCGACGACCCGTGACCGGCACAGTCTGAGAGTTGTAGAAGTAGAAGCCAATGGCGGCGAGAACGGTTGCTATCACGGTGAGACGCGAATTGCGACTACTGCCCGCTTGTGTGAACTTGCGCGCAGCACGATGTGGGACGAGGGGTCGCGCAGCTTGTAGGCGCTCTTGTAGTTCTCGTTCGGAATGTTGCTGGGCGCGATATTGGCATTGCGAGAAGGTCCTACGACGAGAGATAGAGGATATGGCGGTGCGATGAATAAGGAAAATGGTCGGGCGGCTTATGCTCAGTGATGACTTTTGAAGTAAACGAGGGGCAGCCATTGTCGGATTCGGCGGCCGGCGTGATTCGGTCAATTGTCGTGTTGCTATCCCGTATTGTGCTCTATAATTATAAGCAGTGATAAGATCGAATAACTATCAAGAAGCCAGCGGGCCGCGGGGCTGGCGACTGTGTGCTTGCTTGTGTGTTGCTGTGTCTCGTGATAGTTATTGGTTCAGCACAGGTTAGAAGAAACTCCTTGGTTTGCGTCATGATCAGTCTGCAGCTCTCCCGCCTAGGTAGGCCCGCTATCGGGAACCTAGGTATTCAAGCGATAAACGACACTAACCTCAGGCAAGTTTAGAATAGATTTGATAAATTTAGTGGGTCTTTACCACCCAATTGCCTCGGCTAAAAGCGTGGAGGCACGATGATAGATGTACTACGGAATACAGCAAcgctcttgagaagaacaaaaatatttgcttcatcttcatcatcagattTCATAAATTCTCATAGATAAATGATAAAACAGAAGTCAAAGTACTTCCTTccttgagatgaaagacttCACTGTTTCTATGGTCTTCGTGGGTGATAGCTGTTACAGCCCGCCCTGATTTTCTTTCCGTTCCAGGGACCCTTGGGACTCAACATCCACTCATGAATGAACGAGCGTATAGCTCTGCAATTGTTACCAATACTGAAATTACAGATCAGTATGATCATCGCAGGTACCCAGTACCTGAAAAATGACACACATTTACTCATCCGCACGAAGAAGATCTTATCCGTACCCAGTGGTCGGCGTGTCTGTTGCCTGGGATTTCCGAATAGTATCACGAACTACACTAACAAATTTGCTTCCCCATCACAAACCCAACAGCTAACATCCAGATTCAAGCTTTACTATCACACAGAAACTTTTGTCATATACAATCAACGGCTTGTTCTTGTAGGCATATGACCCGGAAACTACGGGCTTGGCCTGACCACCACGCGATGGAGCATTCTCACCACAGGTAGCTCACTTGAGAGCAACCCTGACATcatctcagcagcctgaCCTCAGTACAAACTCCCTGCCAAGATCTAAAAGCCAATTCTGCACCTATTCATCGTAGCCTGAGTTCGTAATCATTCCTTGGAGGTCAGACTTTGGCTTACACCATCATCGTTTGCTAACATGATACTAGCTTCTTTGAGTAGTTTTGAATCCTGAATCACACCAAGAGGGTCTCGTCTTGCAGGCCTTCTTATCAAACAACCCGTCGCATTGGTGTGGGCGCAAAGGCAGCGAACCACACATTCAACGTCTTATAGCCGA
Proteins encoded in this region:
- a CDS encoding acyl-CoA dehydrogenase, giving the protein MSETYTTAEVGKHKDEANGFWLIVENDVYDVTKFIDEHPGGAKILKRWSGKNATKAFWKYHNEHVLAKYGKDLKIGAVGESAKL